A part of Candidatus Electrothrix aestuarii genomic DNA contains:
- a CDS encoding 4Fe-4S dicluster domain-containing protein codes for MTAKTRVFFLLSLLLITVIGTSHISTKIWGGKPEKLPNDIELVLSPEMSLKEFGQKNDLPNPVLKKVFQLQQKQDLQKKLSETGIALADIERKIKRAAALEEEHQSKNWIKIPVKFGLWFIFLGLCFHLIRKGKITPGARKILYLTAVVLFGVILGADPGAMGTIKDAIALYGAKGVIFPPRMIAMTVFLLLVLLANKFICGWGCQLGTLQDLIFRLNREKKERKSIFPQFRLPFVLTNAVRIVFFIAFTLIAFAWATDIIDPIDPFKIFKPAMIKPLGWGFILGILILSLFVYRPWCQLFCPFGLVGWLVEKASIFKVKVNYDTCIGCEACTKACPSTAMEAILKQEKTIPDCFSCASCIDVCPTGSVQFQAGKREKPPEGKFTGKKVSRS; via the coding sequence AAACTCCCCAATGATATTGAGTTGGTTCTCAGTCCTGAGATGTCGCTCAAGGAGTTTGGTCAGAAAAATGATCTACCGAATCCGGTCTTAAAAAAAGTTTTCCAGCTTCAACAGAAGCAGGATTTGCAAAAAAAGCTTTCTGAAACCGGAATCGCACTTGCCGATATTGAACGGAAAATAAAAAGAGCTGCTGCTCTGGAAGAAGAACATCAGTCCAAGAACTGGATCAAAATTCCGGTGAAATTTGGGCTCTGGTTTATCTTCCTTGGGCTTTGTTTTCACCTGATCCGTAAAGGAAAAATAACACCTGGGGCAAGGAAGATTCTTTATCTGACAGCCGTTGTCCTCTTCGGTGTTATCCTGGGCGCTGATCCCGGCGCAATGGGTACCATCAAGGATGCCATCGCCCTCTATGGTGCCAAAGGAGTAATTTTTCCGCCGAGGATGATCGCGATGACGGTCTTCCTTCTCCTGGTTCTGCTGGCCAATAAATTTATCTGCGGCTGGGGCTGCCAGCTCGGCACCTTGCAGGATCTTATCTTCCGGCTGAATCGCGAGAAAAAGGAGAGAAAGAGCATCTTCCCACAGTTCAGATTGCCCTTTGTGCTGACGAACGCTGTGCGCATCGTCTTTTTTATCGCCTTTACCCTGATTGCCTTTGCCTGGGCCACGGACATCATAGACCCTATTGATCCGTTTAAAATCTTCAAGCCCGCAATGATCAAGCCGTTGGGCTGGGGTTTTATTCTCGGCATCCTCATCCTGAGCCTTTTTGTCTACCGGCCTTGGTGTCAGCTCTTCTGCCCCTTTGGTCTGGTGGGCTGGCTTGTGGAGAAGGCTTCCATCTTCAAGGTGAAGGTCAACTATGATACCTGCATCGGCTGCGAGGCATGCACCAAGGCCTGTCCATCCACCGCAATGGAGGCTATTTTAAAACAGGAAAAAACAATTCCTGATTGTTTTTCCTGCGCTTCGTGCATAGATGTATGTCCGACAGGGTCTGTGCAATTCCAGGCGGGAAAACGGGAAAAGCCGCCTGAAGGAAAGTTTACAGGTAAAAAAGTAAGCAGGAGCTGA